The window CTTCATGTCCCTTTATACCTAATACATTAAGTACTGCAAATGCTCTTCCTGCCGGTATGTGGTCTATGACTGTGCCGTTCTTTATTTTACTTACCATTAGTTCCTTTCTATTATTCTGGATCTCCATTTCACTCACCATAAATCTTAGTAAGTATACTCATTCTTACGGGTACACCGTAAGAGGCTTGTTCAAAATACTTTGCCTTGGTGGTTTTGTCCACCCTTCTTTCAATTTCATTAACTCTAGGAAGTGGATGTAATATTATAGAATCTTTCTTCATTTTATTTGCTAAGTCCAGACTAACAATATAACTTCCTTTTATCTTTTCGTATTCCATTTCATCTACAAATCTTTCCTTTTGTATCCTGGTTACATATAAAACGTCAACTTCGTTTATTACTTCGAATGGGTTCTCTACTTCTTTAATGGGGTAATTTAACTCATCAAGTATCTCTTTTCGAGCTCTTAACAATTGAGGCGAAATTAGATAAACTAACTTCGGTCTAAACCTTGTCAGTATACGAAGCAGACTATTTACTGTTCTAGCATATTTTAGGTCTCCTAGAAGTGCAAAAACTAACCCGTCAATTGTATTAAAGTGTTTATTTATCGTGTAAATGTCTATTACAGCCTGGGTAGGATGCTCGTGCTTACCATCTCCTGCATTAATGACTGGTATATCTGATATTTCTGATGCAAATCTAGACGCACCATCATATTTATGTCTCATCACAATACCGTCCGAATAGTTATTCAACATTCTTATTGTATCAGCTAGATTCTCTCCTTTAGCGACTGAGGTTGATTCTTCTCCGCTGAACCCTATTACATCTCCTCCTAGATTGATTATTGCCTTTTGGAAACTTAGATATGTACGTGTACTGGGCTCAAAGAACGCTACTGATATTGTCTTACCATTAAGTATTTTTTTCGTATCGTTTAGATTTTTACTATACTTGTCTGTTAGGGCAAATATGTCCTCTAGTTCATCACGAGAAAAATTATACGCCGAAATTATATGTTTCAATAACGCCCTTAAATAAGGTTAGTCTAAAATTATATTTAAAGTCTTTTGCCTTCAGTTTAAATAGGGTTAAAATGGATTTCGTGAAAGCTCTACTTGATAAAAAATTGCTTTTGATAGGAAATTTTATGTTAACATCAGGTAAAGTTAGTCCCTATTACCTAGATTTAAGGAAACTCCCCAACCATCCTGACATATTTTCATTTGTCGTTAGCTCTGCAGTCGACATAGTAAAAGGTATTAATTTTGACATGATATTGGGAGTCGTTACTGGAGGCGTTCCATTTGCCTCATTTATTGCTTGTAGGTTGAATAAACCTATGGGATACATCAGAGCTGAGAAAAAGGGTCACGGGACTGAAAGATTGTTGGAAGCTGATGTAGATGGTAAGAAGGTAATCGTTGTAGATGATGTAGCTACTACTGGTGGTTCAATTCTTAAAGCAGTGGAGGAGGTAAGGAAAGCTGGAGGTAAAGTTGAACATGCTCTAGTTATAGTCGATAGAGAAGAAGGGGCTTTTGAAAAATTAGAAAGTGTAGGTATAAGGTTATTGTCGGTATATAAGGTAAGCGAAATACTGAATTCTCTGATTAAGTCAAATCTTATAGCAGAGAGTGAAAAAAAGCTTATATCTGATTATATGGTGAAAAATATTGGAAAAAGCTAGAATAATTTTAGCTTTAGATAAGATTTTGCCCATAAACCTACTAAAGGATTTCACTACGTATATAAACAAAATAAAAATTAGCTATGTAACATTGCTAGAAGGTGGTCTTGGTTATCTTAAAGATATTAGGAAATTGAACTGGGATGAGATAATCTTTGATCTAAAGTTAGCTGATATAGATTCCACTATGATATCTATTGTAAGAAATCTAGAGCAGTTCGCTGACTCCTATATTTCTCATTCATTTATAGGTTACGAGGGAGCTTTAGATAAATTGAAAAACTATCTTGACAGTAAGAACAAGGGATTATATCTAGTTCTTTCAATGTCCCATAAAGGATGGAATGACGATTATTATAAGTACTTGAAAAGCATAGTCAGTGTGACAAATCCTAAAGGAATAGTTGTAGGTGCCACTAAGCCTGTAATGCTCAAGTTAGCAAGATCAGATTTTCCAAACACGATAATTATTTCTCCTGGTGTTGGTGTCCAAGGTGCCAAAATAGGTGAAGCGATATGCAATGGTGCTGATTATGAGATAATTGGAAGGAGCATTTATGACTCTGGAGAGCCTTTAAAAACGCTAATAGAATTTATTGATAATCAGAAGGTAACGATAAATGAGTGTAAAGTTCGGCAAACATGATAAGAATCAATTAAGCGAGGAACTAGCTAGGATATCTGAACTGATAGATAAGGCTGAAGAGATACATGAAGAGACCGGTGAAGTTCCTACAACAGATTTAGTTAATTTATACACCCTGTCAGGCTATTACGACTCTAAAGTAGGTAAAGGCAATTACACTTATTATCATCTTTATTCTGTATTTGCAGAGAAATATCTAAACTTCATTAGAACTACCATGAGTGAGCACGCAAGGTCTACTAAGGAGACTGAGATAGAGTATATCAATATATTACTGGATGATGGATACTTTCTGATTCTCGAGGGTGAAGAGGATAAGGTTGTTTTGCCACATCCCTCAGCTCTTGCCTCTACTCATACACATCCAGGCATCTGTTTCTTCTCTCATAAGGATTTAGAGACAGCAGATTTTCTATTTATGCGAAATTATCTAGCTGTAGGTGTGACTTCAAATGAATGTGCTTTAATCCTCTTTAGAAATGGTGTGTATACTTTAGAGGATAAGTCAGAACTTGAAACATTAAGCAGACAAGTTAAAAAAGTTAAAACATTTCAGGAATTACTTAATGTTTACTCGAATTCCTCTAAAAAATTCACTAATCTTAAATTACTCTTCACTCAGTTTGCTTAGCCAATAGATCTATAGTAGCCTCAGCAATATCCATTGAATATCTTGTTACTCTTCTTATTGAGTCTAACACTATTAACGTAGAACTATCGTCCTTTAAACTATGAAAATTCATAATAACGTTTTCTGAGAGTTTACTATTAGTATCTAGTGTCTCAAATCCCTTATTTATAACATCATGGGCTCTCTTGCGATCTCTATTAGAAAAAGCTGAAAATGACGTTTTGTAGAGTTCGATCACCGACATACCGTGGTTATATACGGTTTCGTTGTTTAACCTCTCTATGGATTGAGTCTGTTCAGCTATTCGTATTGCATGATCTGATACTCTCTCTATAGACTTAGCTATTGATGAGATATCAGTAAGCTGAGTGAGATTGAACTTCTCTTCATCAAGTATATCTGGATATTCAACTGATAACGAGAGTTGTCTTATGGTATAGAAGAAAAACCTATCCACATCGTCATCTCTATTTCTTATCTCCTTGGATAACTCTTTATCTCCTTTTTGTAACCCATTTAATGCGTCTCTAAACATGTTATAGGATATGTTGAATGCTCTTCCTAATGATTTAGTTATGGATAAATCTTTTTCATTGACCAGGAATTGAATAGATATATTATTTGAGCTTTCATCTATAACTTCAGCACCTAAAAGTCTATTTCTTACTAATTCTTTTATCTTCTCCTTCTCCATTGTATTAAACTTGTTACAATAAACGTCAACCAATGAGTATCCTGCCATGTAATACGCTATAATTTCCCTTACTAAGAACGAGATATCAGCTCCTTCACAATTCATGGTTATACTTCTCTCCTTCTTGTCTGTATCGTTCCCAGCTCTAGGAATAAGAATTAGTCTCATTTGCCTATCCTCAGTAATTTCGACTTCATCTCCTGGTTTAAGTGAATGTTGTTTGACCCATCCTTTAGGTAATGAGATGATATATGTTGACCCTCCTGTTAATTGAATCCTCCTAACTATAGGTTTACTCATACTCTATTTTCACTATATAGTTTTAAATCTCAATTTTATAGTTTTCTTTAAGCTCCTTCTTAGCTACATCCTCAGCTTCTTTAAGTAGTTGTTTAGCTTCCTCTTTCACGTTAATTTGTGGACTCTGCTGAACAGTGTTGGGAGCTATATAGACTGTCCTTATAGTCTCAATAATTTCATCAATTATAGGGGAAAACTCTATAGATGCCCCTAATTGTCCCTTTAACTCGTTCAATGCCTCTACCAGTGGAGATAGGTAGGTAACTACATTCCCTAAAATTATCAATGTTTCTAGTCTTATTTCAAGAATTTCTAATAAAATTTTTAGTTGAACCAAAGTTACTATGTATTTCCTCGTAAGCTCTGTTTCTTTAATGTATTCTTTACTGAGCAAAGGAAATCTACCTATGTTTGACAGCGACAATCTTTCTAGCGCTTTATTTCTATTCTCAGTTTTACTTATCCACATATCGATCTTATACTTAGCCATCCGAATGTCAGTGAGTAATTCAGCAATCGTCCTTTTCTTCACAAGTATCTTCTTTTAATCCCAGCATTTAAGAATATTTTGACCTCTAAAAATTGGTT is drawn from Sulfolobus acidocaldarius SUSAZ and contains these coding sequences:
- a CDS encoding aspartate carbamoyltransferase — encoded protein: MKHIISAYNFSRDELEDIFALTDKYSKNLNDTKKILNGKTISVAFFEPSTRTYLSFQKAIINLGGDVIGFSGEESTSVAKGENLADTIRMLNNYSDGIVMRHKYDGASRFASEISDIPVINAGDGKHEHPTQAVIDIYTINKHFNTIDGLVFALLGDLKYARTVNSLLRILTRFRPKLVYLISPQLLRARKEILDELNYPIKEVENPFEVINEVDVLYVTRIQKERFVDEMEYEKIKGSYIVSLDLANKMKKDSIILHPLPRVNEIERRVDKTTKAKYFEQASYGVPVRMSILTKIYGE
- a CDS encoding orotate phosphoribosyltransferase is translated as MDFVKALLDKKLLLIGNFMLTSGKVSPYYLDLRKLPNHPDIFSFVVSSAVDIVKGINFDMILGVVTGGVPFASFIACRLNKPMGYIRAEKKGHGTERLLEADVDGKKVIVVDDVATTGGSILKAVEEVRKAGGKVEHALVIVDREEGAFEKLESVGIRLLSVYKVSEILNSLIKSNLIAESEKKLISDYMVKNIGKS
- a CDS encoding orotidine 5'-phosphate decarboxylase, producing MEKARIILALDKILPINLLKDFTTYINKIKISYVTLLEGGLGYLKDIRKLNWDEIIFDLKLADIDSTMISIVRNLEQFADSYISHSFIGYEGALDKLKNYLDSKNKGLYLVLSMSHKGWNDDYYKYLKSIVSVTNPKGIVVGATKPVMLKLARSDFPNTIIISPGVGVQGAKIGEAICNGADYEIIGRSIYDSGEPLKTLIEFIDNQKVTINECKVRQT
- a CDS encoding phosphate uptake regulator PhoU, with the protein product MSKPIVRRIQLTGGSTYIISLPKGWVKQHSLKPGDEVEITEDRQMRLILIPRAGNDTDKKERSITMNCEGADISFLVREIIAYYMAGYSLVDVYCNKFNTMEKEKIKELVRNRLLGAEVIDESSNNISIQFLVNEKDLSITKSLGRAFNISYNMFRDALNGLQKGDKELSKEIRNRDDDVDRFFFYTIRQLSLSVEYPDILDEEKFNLTQLTDISSIAKSIERVSDHAIRIAEQTQSIERLNNETVYNHGMSVIELYKTSFSAFSNRDRKRAHDVINKGFETLDTNSKLSENVIMNFHSLKDDSSTLIVLDSIRRVTRYSMDIAEATIDLLAKQTE